A window of Triplophysa dalaica isolate WHDGS20190420 chromosome 7, ASM1584641v1, whole genome shotgun sequence contains these coding sequences:
- the LOC130425909 gene encoding sterile alpha motif domain-containing protein 9-like: protein MANSGHLENNEDEPSVSSELPEDIEDWNKDHVREWILQIKVDQRDADILYNEGINGAGLLLLEISDLTELGISLNAKKRIIHNRDQSLKLFTCRLKPYPFKRFNAAHRYQENFILDVMETGPYDLIQPCHEFKEFTDTPKEKKITKYRFEVIKFAAACMNSRTNGTIHFGVKDKPHGLILGVSVQDLDFTREQTSAIDKHFQEQFVEIAKRCIMPPRFVEVLKADMTSTGKYVIEVDIEPSFIVCEKTYFKIYNLIKGNERYNDAILERNGSSSKLRPKKKNKKEILHAHMEKLSQLRKNEEEKHLTDVRMSSQGLKLCNMLTGGTGSLDTSHFTCYVVVTNKSHPSLLESLKFLIPMKPVAVLDFDPESAANGLNRLFEERKTNNHLPSEYEITQTVQETADKLKLTRNTSWVFCNGGFNGEDPSDSQKWSIEKGASVRHPVYFLCRKDVMPNKKFLIVFLLLNQVTDGNDPMLETFHMFRQELHGENQILCICDNETTYTYWKDLIKGRYGVDISRRCISELSFTEINGTVLSLWSENRKSHRFLPGGSKVVLSKKKEDTLDLLTILCVNQCDGGNEDKQQHEERFYTGGKVSWWNFYFSEQAGSVPFIKRDKFEYITDGIIPDLLNMKRSCVFFNIFHLPGCGGTTLAMHVLWTLKNKYRCAVMKYKPHDFTDVAQQVVHLLTYEAKDQQTRLPVLLMVEDFEKISDVETLQKKIEDEYQKENISSKSPQVILLNCMTVESREQAEENDNSVYLGNNLFEKEHKLFDEKLKELKRIYTNTDTFHGFMYLQTNGSSEYLKRVVENTLNGFNFQDEHAQLFAVLVLLSVYCRNALLSVSACEEFLHLPITEDCRSCKAEDGFKEFSALLTRCTAPSNFVFEGMRVINSCVAQHCLDELAVTHGVTRVDIMNTLLTTFLGYDLFLGKQKLMQDVHSMLVKSRHSTKSESTFSPLIRDIMKETPGREENVLLDATKVYKKDAVILQLLARYYYLKTREEDFNVKYEWALAFAHSKDKSYICDKVARVLRGELWYKYQRDRDDPIKPDSLEMYLTLAESATNACRESQQTTHKEDKIKFQRPNYHDTFNTTELLCEHEVALKVKEILQKTPPFTSDDQLLCQVLSGKIKMEDLTRKQSKLKEYSDVLSKHMHYILDLEPFVHLDRKDKLKEPSNDTLNKCSQKRISDEINRSELVKNIHLNDMIKEKKTLQDLKRNKTDSLYRKRSTSTLKRSNSCINLCQRKTSTTSSGASEIFTSIHSKFGVHQVPPESYTINFGVTKNKLYSDEWKSAGSHQFLGERERFKRLDILYTAV, encoded by the exons ATGGCAAACTCAGGACACTTGGAG AATAATGAAGATGAGCCGTCTGTTTCATCTGAACTTCCAGAGGACATCGAGGACTGGAATAAAGACCACGTGAGAGAGTGGATACTCCAGATAAAAGTGGACCAAAGGGATGctgatattttatataatgaaGGAATTAATGGAGCTGGTCTTCTCCTACTGGAGATATCTGATCTGACAGAACTTGGCATTTCATTGAATGCAAAAAAGCGAATTATTCACAACAGAGATCAAAGTTTAAAGTTGTTTACTTGCAGATTGAAGCCATAtccttttaaaagatttaatgcTGCCCACAGATACCAGGAAAACTTCATTCTTGATGTAATGGAAACAGGTCCTTATGACCTCATTCAACCCTGCCATGAATTCAAAGAATTCACAGACAcaccaaaagagaaaaaaattacaaaatacagATTTGAAGTCATTAAATTTGCAGCAGCTTGCATGAACAGTCGCACCAATGGCACCATTCATTTTGGAGTAAAGGATAAACCACACGGACTAATTCTGGGTGTCAGTGTTCAGGACTTAGATTTTACTAGAGAGCAGACAAGTGCAATTGACAAACATTTTCAGGAACAATTTGTTGAAATAGCAAAGAGGTGTATTATGCCTCCACGATTTGTTGAAGTTCTCAAAGCTGACATGACATCCACTGGAAAATATGTCATTGAGGTGGACATAGAACCATCCTTCATAGTGTGtgaaaaaacatactttaaaatttataatttaataaaaggaaaTGAAAGATATAATGACGCTATTTTAGAAAGAAATGGCAGCAGCAGCAAACTTCGtccgaaaaaaaaaaacaagaaagaaattcTGCATGCTCACATGGAAAAGTTGTCCCAATTGAGGAAGAATGAGGAGGAAAAGCATCTCACAGATGTCAGAATGTCTTCCCAGGGATTAAAACTATGTAACATGCTAACAGGAGGAACCGGATCTTTAGACACGTCACATTTCACATGTTATGTCGTGGTTACTAACAAGTCCCATCCAAGTCTGCTAGAAAGCCTGAAGTTTCTGATTCCTATGAAACCGGTGGCTGTTTTGGATTTCGATCCAGAATCTGCTGCGAATGGCTTGAACAGGCTatttgaagagagaaaaacaaataatcattTGCCATCTGAATATGAAATTACACAAACAGTTCAAGAGACTGCAGACAAGTTAAAGCTGACCAGAAACACAAGTTGGGTTTTCTGTAATGGAGGCTTTAATGGAGAAGACCCATCAGATTCTCAGAAGTGGTCGATTGAAAAAGGAGCCTCAGTCCGTCACCCTGTTTATTTCCTGTGCCGAAAAGATGTGATGCCAAACAAGAAATTTCTCATCGTGTTCTTGTTGTTAAATCAAGTGACTGATGGAAATGACCCTATGCTGGAGACATTTCATATGTTTCGTCAGGAGCTACACGGGGAAAATCAAATCTTATGTATCTGTGACAATGAAACAACATACACCTACTGGAAGGATCTGATTAAGGGCCGTTATGGAGTTGACATCTCTAGAAGATGCATTTCTGAGTTGAGTTTTACTGAGATCAATGGAACTGTGCTCAGTCTCTGGTCAGAGAATCGTAAGTCACACCGGTTTCTGCCTGGTGGCAGTAAGGTTGTGTTATCAAAGAAAAAGGAGGACACATTAGATCTGCTGACTATTCTCTGTGTTAACCAATGTGATGGAGGAAATGAGGACAAACAACAACATGAAGAAAGGTTTTACACAGGAGGGAAAGTGTCGTGGTGGAACTTCTACTTCTCTGAACAGGCGGGATCAGTGCCATTCATCAAACGGGACAAGTTTGAGTACATTACTGATGGCATCATTCCAGACCTGCTCAACATGAAGAGATCTTGTGTGTTCTTCAACATCTTTCATCTTCCAGGGTGTGGTGGAACAACATTAGCCATGCATGTTCTCTGGACGCTCAAGAATAAATATCGTTGTGCAGTAATGAAATACAAACCACATGATTTCACCGATGTAGCCCAACAGGTAGTTCACTTACTAACATATGAGGCAAAAGACCAACAAACCAGACTCCCTGTTTTACTGATGGTTGAAGATTTTGAGAAGATTTCTGATGTTGAAACACTTCAGAAGAAAATTGAGGACGAATAtcagaaagaaaacatttcttcaaaatctcCACAAGTCATTCTTCTCAATTGTATGACAGTTGAGTCCCGTGAACAGGCAGAAGAAAATGACAACTCGGTTTACCTTGGAAACAATTTATTTGAGAAAGAACATAAACTCTTTGATGAAAAGTTGAAAGAGCTCAAGAGaatctacacaaacacagacacatttcaTGGGTTCATGTATCTACAGACTAACGGTTCATCTGAGTATCTTAAACGTGTGGTAGAAAATACTCTGAACGGCTTCAACTTTCAAGACGAACACGCTCAATTGTTTGCTGTTCTTGTTCTTCTGAGTGTTTACTGCAGGAATGCTCTACTGTCAGTCAGTGCATGTGAAGAGTTTCTCCATCTGCCGATAACAGAAGACTGTCGATCCTGCAAAGCTGAAGATGGATTCAAGGAGTTTTCCGCTCTTTTGACCAGATGCACAGCACCTTCTAACTTTGTCTTTGAGGGTATGAGGGTGATCAATTCATGTGTAGCCCAACACTGTTTGGATGAACTTGCAGTTACTCATGGAGTGACAAGGGTGGACATCATGAACACACTGCTGACAACATTCTTAGGTTATGATTTGTTTTTGGGGAAACAAAAACTAATGCAGGATGTCCACAGCATGTTAGTGAAGAGCCGACATTCAACCAAGAGTGAGAGCACTTTTTCACCTCTGATCCGTGATATAATGAAGGAGACACCAGGAAGAGAAGAGAACGTTTTACTTGATGCCACAAAGGTCTACAAAAAGGATGCAGTAATATTACAGCTCTTGGCCAGGTATTATTACTTAAAGACAAGAGAAGAAGACTTCAACGTGAAATATGAATGGGCTTTAGCCTTCGCCCATTCAAAGGACAAATCATACATATGTGACAAAGTGGCACGTGTTCTTAGGGGTGAGCTGTGGTATAAGTATCAACGAGACAGAGATGATCCCATAAAGCCAGACAGTCTTGAGATGTATCTTACATTGGCTGAGTCTGCAACAAACGCCTGCAGGGAATCACAACAAACGACACACAAAGAGGACAAGATTAAATTTCAAAGACCAAATTATCATGACACCTTCAACACAACTGAGCTTCTTTGTGAACATGAAGTGGCACTTAAAGTCAAAGAAATACTGCAAAAGACCCCACCGTTTACATCAGATGATCAACTTCTTTGTCAAGTCTTGTCAGGGAAAATCAAGATGGAAGATTTGACAAGAAAACAATCTAAACTGAAGGAATATTCTGATGTGTTGAGTAAACATATGCACTATATTCTTGACCTCGAGCCATTTGTCCATTTAGATAGGAAAGACAAACTAAAGGAACCGTCAAACGACACACTGAACAAGTGTTCTCAAAAGCGTATCTCTGATGAAATAAACAGAAGTGAGCTGGTTAAAAATATTCACCTGAATGACATGATAAAAGAGAAGAAGACACTCCAAGATCTAAAGAGGAACAAGACTGATTCCCTCTACAGGAAGAGATCTACATCAACTTTAAAAAGGTCAAACAGCTGTATAAATTTATGTCAGAGAAAGACTTCCACGACATCATCAGGGGCAAGTGAAATTTTCACCAGCATCCACTCTAAATTTGGAGTACATCAGGTCCCACCAGAGTCCTACACTATCAACTTTGgtgttacaaaaaataaattatactcAGATGAGTGGAAGTCTGCTGGAAGTCATCAATTTttgggggaaagagagagattcaaACGGCTTGATATCTTATACACAGCTGTATAA
- the LOC130425912 gene encoding sterile alpha motif domain-containing protein 9-like, with protein MSTQYCSLKPYPFKRRDAAHRYQENIVLDVTESGTIDYMQPCHEFKAFTNTSEENEMTKYTFEVIRFGAACMNSRTNGTIHFGVENDGRILGVSVQNRDSFATQQSHAIEKHFQKEKHFHFVKIARRCIMPPRFVEVLKADMTSTGRYVIEVDIEPSSRVCKELHFHTLNLEKHPKRAGLKRKKYKKSFFIRDSSNIYDLIKSEEYTKYIADMSKLSQLRKEAEENHLSDVKNNIQGLKLCEMLTGGTQSLDRSHFTWYVVVTNKSHPDQLENLKFLTYMKLMAVLDFDPESAMNGLTTLFKDTGINNHLPAEYEITQTFQETADKFKLTRNTSWVFCNGGFKAENPSNVQKWSTEKGSSVRHPVYFLCQKDVMPTKKFLVIFLLLNQVTDGNDPMLETFNMFSQELHGEKQILCICDNETTYNLWKDLIIRRYGVDISKRCISELSFAEINGTVLSLWSENRKSHRFLPGVGGSKVVLSKKKEDTLDLLSILCVNQCDGGNEDKQQHEESFYRGGKVSWWNFFFSEQAGSVPFIKLDKFEYIIDGIIPDLLNMKRSCVFFNIFHLPGCGGTTLAMHVLWTLKNKYRCAVMKYKPHDFTDVAQQVVKLLTYEAKDQQTRLPVLLMVEDFEKISDVETLQKKIEDEYQKENISSKSPQVILLNCMTVESREQAEENDNSVYLGNNLFEKEHKLFDEKLKELKRIYTNTDTFHGFMYLQTNGSSEYLKRVVENTLNGFNFQDEHAQLFAVLVLLSVYCRNALLSVSACEEFLHLPITEDCRSCKAEDGFKEFSALLTRCTAPSNFVFEGMRVINSCVAQHCLNELAVTHGVKKDDIMNTLLTTFLGYDLFLGKQKLMQDVHSMLVKSRHSTKSESTFSPLIHDIMKETPGREENILLNATKVYKKDAVILQLLARYYYLKKREEDFNDEYEWSLAFAHSKDNSCDTVARVLKGELWYKFQQDRDDPIKPDSLEMYLTLAESATNACRESQQTTQKEDKIQFQRPNYHDTFNTAELLCEHEVAVKVIEILQKTPPFTSDDRLLGQVLSGKIKMEDLTCKQPKLKEYSDVLSKHMHYILDLEPFVHLDKKSLMKLTEVS; from the coding sequence atgtctactCAGTATTGTAGTTTGAAGCCGTACCCTTTCAAAAGACGTGATGCTGCACACAGATACCAGGAAAATATTGTTCTTGATGTAACTGAAAGTGGTACCATAGACTACATGCAACCCTGCCATGAATTCAAAGCATTCACCAACACATCAGAAGagaatgaaatgacaaaatacacTTTTGAAGTCATCAGATTTGGAGCAGCTTGTATGAACAGCCGCACCAATGGCACCATTCATTTTGGAGTGGAGAATGATGGAAGAATTCTAGGTGTCAGTGTCCAGAACAGAGATAGTTTTGCTACACAACAGTCACATGCAATTGAGAAGCATTTTcagaaagagaaacattttcacTTTGTAAAAATAGCAAGGAGGTGTATTATGCCTCCTCGATTTGTTGAAGTTCTCAAAGCTGACATGACATCCACCGGAAGATATGTCATTGAGGTGGACATAGAGCCGTCCTCCAGAGTCTGTAAAGAACTTCATTTTCACACGCTCAACTTAGAAAAACATCCCAAACGTGCAGGactgaagagaaaaaaatataaaaagtctttttttataaGAGACAGCAGCAATATCTATGATCTGATTAAGTCTGAAGAGTATACTAAATATATTGCTGACATGTCAAAGTTGTCTCAGTTGAGGAAGGAGGCAGAAGAAAATCATCTCTCTGATGTCAAAAACAATATCCAAGGATTAAAACTATGTGAGATGTTAACAGGAGGGACTCAATCTTTAGACAGATCACACTTCACATGGTATGTTGTGGTAACTAACAAATCTCATCCTGATCAGCTTGAAAACCTGAAGTTTCTGACTTACATGAAACTGATGGCTGTTCTAGATTTTGATCCAGAATCTGCTATGAATGGACTGACTACACTATTTAAAGACACAGGAATAAATAACCATTTgccagctgaatatgaaattaCACAAACTTTTCAAGAGACTGCAGACAAGTTTAAACTGACCAGGAACACAAGTTGGGTTTTCTGTAATGGAGGGTTTAAGGCAGAAAACCCCTCAAATGTTCAGAAGTGGTCGACTGAGAAAGGATCGTCTGTGCGACATCCTGTTTATTTCCTGTGCCAAAAAGACGTCATGCCCACCAAAAAATTTCTTGTCATATTCTTGCTGTTAAATCAAGTGACTGATGGAAATGACCCTATGCTGGAGACATTCAATATGTTTTCTCAGGAGCTACATGGGGAAAAACAAATCTTATGTATCTGTGACAATGAAACAACATACAACCTCTGGAAGGATCTGATAATAAGGCGTTATGGAGTTGACATCTCAAAAAGATGCATTTCTGAGTTGAGTTTTGCTGAGATCAATGGAACTGTGCTCAGTCTCTGGTCAGAGAATCGTAAGTCACACCGGTTTCTGCCCGGTGTTGGTGGCAGTAAGGTTGTGTTATCAAAGAAAAAGGAGGACACATTAGATCTGCTGAGTATTCTCTGTGTTAACCAATGTGATGGAGGAAATGAGGACAAACAACAACATGAAGAAAGTTTTTACAGAGGAGGGAAAGTGTCGTGGTGGAACTTCTTCTTCTCTGAACAGGCGGGATCAGTGCCATTCATCAAACTGGACAAGTTTGAGTACATTATTGATGGCATCATTCCAGACCTGCTCAACATGAAGAGATCTTGTGTGTTCTTCAACATCTTTCATCTTCCAGGGTGTGGTGGAACAACATTAGCTATGCATGTTCTCTGGACGCTCAAGAATAAATATCGTTGTGCAGTAATGAAATACAAACCACATGATTTCACCGATGTAGCCCAACAGGTAGTGAAGTTACTAACATATGAGGCAAAAGACCAACAAACCAGACTCCCTGTTTTACTGATGGTTGAAGATTTTGAGAAGATTTCTGATGTTGAAACACTTCAGAAGAAAATTGAGGACGAATAtcagaaagaaaacatttcttcaaaatctcCACAAGTCATTCTTCTCAATTGTATGACAGTTGAGTCCCGTGAACAGGCAGAAGAAAATGACAACTCGGTTTACCTTGGAAACAATTTATTTGAGAAAGAACATAAACTCTTTGATGAAAAGTTGAAAGAGCTCAAGAGaatctacacaaacacagacacatttcaTGGGTTCATGTATCTACAGACTAACGGTTCATCTGAGTATCTTAAACGTGTGGTAGAAAATACTCTGAACGGCTTCAACTTTCAAGACGAACACGCTCAATTGTTTGCTGTTCTTGTTCTTCTGAGTGTTTACTGCAGGAATGCTCTACTGTCAGTCAGTGCATGTGAAGAGTTTCTCCATCTGCCCATAACAGAAGACTGTCGATCCTGCAAAGCTGAAGATGGATTCAAGGAGTTTTCCGCTCTTTTGACCAGATGCACAGCACCTTCTAACTTTGTCTTTGAGGGTATGAGGGTGATCAATTCATGTGTAGCCCAACACTGTTTGAATGAACTTGCAGTTACTCATGGAGTGAAGAAGGACGATATCATGAACACACTGCTCACAACATTCTTAGGTTATGATTTGTTTCTGGGGAAACAGAAACTAATGCAGGATGTCCACAGCATGTTAGTGAAGAGCCGACATTCAACCAAGAGTGAGAGCACTTTTTCACCTCTGATCCATGATATAATGAAGGAGACACCAGGAAGAGAAGAGAACATTTTACTTAATGCTACAAAGGTCTACAAAAAGGATGCAGTAATATTACAGCTCTTGGCCAGGTATTATTACttaaagaaaagagaagaagacTTCAACGATGAATATGAATGGTCTTTAGCCTTCGCCCATTCAAAGGACAATTCATGTGACACAGTGGCACGTGTTCTTAAGGGTGAGCTCTGGTATAAGTTTCAACAAGACAGAGATGATCCCATAAAGCCAGACAGTCTTGAGATGTATCTTACATTGGCTGAATCTGCAACAAACGCCTGCAGGGAATCACAACAAACGACACAGAAAGAGGACAAGATTCAATTTCAGAGACCAAATTATCATGACACCTTCAACACAGCTGAGCTTCTTTGTGAACATGAAGTGGCAGTTAAAGTCATAGAAATACTTCAAAAGACCCCACCGTTTACATCAGATGATCGACTTCTCGGTCAAGTCTTGTCAGGGAAAATCAAGATGGAAGATTTGACCTGTAAACAACCTAAACTGAAGGAATATTCTGATGTGTTGAGTAAACATATGCACTATATTCTTGACCTCGAGCCATTTGTCCATTTAGATAAGAAATctttgatgaaattaacagaaGTGAGCTAG